The Fulvivirga ligni genome window below encodes:
- a CDS encoding LLM class flavin-dependent oxidoreductase, with translation MSDKNIKYSVLELASVAAGSTPRDAFDNSVRLARHAEKLGYTRFWLAEHHNMISIASASPQILIGHIAGVTSKIRVGSGGIMLPNHSPLIVSEQFGTLGALYPDRIDLGLGRAPGTDQTTAHAIRPDRIQAVHSFPREVQQIQEYFSEENAQSSVRAIVAEGVNVPIYILGSSTDSAYLAAEKGLPYAFASHFAPTHLFDALNIYYNNFKPSEQLKEPYTIAGINVLAADTDEQAERLATSLVRMMLGVMTNKLDYIQPPVDMTPEIRELMDNPAFQRMLKYGFIGSKDTVQHKTAQFLKETGVDEVMVASHAFDINDRIKSYTIFSEVMNELNQAPITQ, from the coding sequence ATGTCAGATAAAAATATAAAGTATTCGGTTTTAGAATTAGCCTCAGTGGCAGCGGGTAGCACACCAAGAGATGCTTTTGATAACAGTGTAAGATTGGCGCGTCATGCGGAGAAGTTGGGGTATACTCGCTTCTGGCTGGCGGAGCATCATAATATGATAAGTATAGCCAGTGCCTCTCCTCAAATTTTAATAGGGCATATCGCAGGCGTTACAAGTAAAATAAGGGTAGGCTCCGGTGGTATAATGCTTCCGAATCATTCGCCTCTAATTGTTTCTGAGCAGTTTGGAACTTTAGGTGCCTTATATCCTGACAGAATAGATTTGGGGCTGGGGCGAGCTCCTGGCACAGATCAGACTACTGCACATGCCATCAGACCAGATAGAATACAGGCAGTGCATAGCTTTCCGAGAGAAGTACAGCAGATACAGGAGTACTTTTCTGAAGAAAATGCGCAGTCAAGTGTGCGAGCCATAGTAGCGGAAGGAGTAAATGTGCCAATCTATATTTTAGGATCCAGTACAGATAGTGCATATTTAGCAGCGGAAAAGGGTTTGCCTTATGCTTTTGCCAGTCATTTTGCACCCACACATCTGTTTGATGCCTTAAATATCTATTATAATAATTTTAAGCCATCTGAGCAGCTGAAAGAGCCTTACACCATCGCAGGAATTAATGTGCTGGCCGCAGATACTGATGAGCAAGCAGAGCGATTAGCCACTTCACTTGTAAGAATGATGCTTGGCGTTATGACTAACAAACTCGACTACATACAGCCACCAGTAGACATGACTCCAGAAATCCGAGAGTTAATGGATAATCCAGCCTTTCAAAGAATGCTGAAATATGGTTTCATAGGCTCAAAAGATACAGTGCAACATAAAACCGCTCAATTCTTAAAGGAAACAGGAGTAGATGAAGTAATGGTAGCCTCTCACGCGTTTGATATTAATGATAGAATTAAATCATACACCATTTTCTCAGAAGTGATGAATGAACTAAACCAAGCCCCAATAACTCAATAA
- a CDS encoding NAD(P)H-dependent oxidoreductase — protein sequence MSLYDNLHWRYATKKMNGTAVPEEKVEKILEAIRMAPTSMGLQPFQVIVITDHELKKEILPLAFNQQQMVDSSHLLVFAAWDQVTEARAKAFIELNMKVRNVTEESLATVAGYLENLVKAGAESNFNWTSRQAYLAMGFGLVAAAEEKVDATPMEGFNNAGLDELLGLDKIGLKSVTLMPLGYRDEENDWLASLPKVRKPAEELFIKK from the coding sequence ATGTCATTATACGATAATTTACATTGGCGCTATGCCACCAAGAAGATGAATGGTACTGCAGTGCCAGAGGAAAAGGTAGAGAAGATTCTTGAGGCTATTCGTATGGCGCCAACTTCCATGGGTTTACAGCCATTTCAGGTAATTGTGATCACTGACCATGAGTTGAAAAAAGAGATTTTGCCATTGGCTTTTAATCAGCAGCAAATGGTAGATAGCTCGCATTTATTGGTTTTTGCAGCCTGGGATCAGGTAACAGAGGCCAGAGCGAAAGCTTTTATTGAGTTGAACATGAAGGTAAGAAATGTTACTGAAGAATCACTTGCTACGGTAGCAGGCTATCTTGAAAACCTGGTGAAAGCTGGTGCTGAAAGCAACTTCAACTGGACTTCAAGACAGGCATATTTGGCTATGGGATTTGGCTTGGTAGCTGCAGCGGAAGAAAAGGTAGATGCTACTCCGATGGAAGGATTCAATAATGCCGGGTTAGATGAGCTTTTAGGCCTGGATAAAATAGGTTTGAAGAGTGTAACATTAATGCCGCTTGGTTACAGAGATGAAGAAAACGATTGGTTAGCGTCACTTCCTAAAGTGAGAAAACCTGCTGAAGAGTTGTTCATAAAGAAATAA
- a CDS encoding hydrogen peroxide-inducible genes activator: MTLQQLQYVIALDNHRHFVKAADSCFVAQPTLTLQVKKLEDEIGMSIFDRSSQPISPTIMGERFIIKARQILREVEGLKEMVNQELNEIKGTFKIGIIPTLAPYLLPKFLKDFSDDHPDIYLEIKEMQSEDIITGIQNSTLDIGLMVTPLHEGHVREIPLFYEPFLVYAHQHHPVLRKEKATAADITKKGLWLLDQGHCFRNQVLNICDESKNGDNGNRITFESGSIETLKNMIQSHSGYTLVPELAVNQKHDYEYIRRFEEPQPAREVSLVVHNSFTKELLLTKLRKYIIKGVPDSFKKNERFITVKWR; this comes from the coding sequence ATGACACTTCAACAGTTACAATACGTTATAGCCTTGGATAACCATAGGCATTTTGTGAAAGCGGCAGATAGTTGTTTTGTGGCGCAACCTACATTAACACTACAAGTGAAAAAATTGGAGGATGAGATTGGAATGTCGATTTTCGACCGATCTTCTCAGCCAATATCCCCCACAATTATGGGTGAACGCTTCATCATTAAAGCCAGGCAAATATTGCGTGAAGTGGAAGGCTTGAAGGAAATGGTTAATCAGGAGCTGAATGAAATAAAGGGTACTTTTAAAATAGGTATAATTCCTACTTTAGCTCCCTACCTATTGCCCAAATTTCTGAAAGATTTTAGTGATGATCATCCGGATATTTATCTTGAGATAAAAGAGATGCAGAGTGAAGATATCATTACAGGAATTCAAAATAGCACTCTGGATATAGGTTTAATGGTTACGCCTCTGCATGAGGGGCATGTGCGTGAGATTCCACTCTTTTATGAGCCTTTCCTGGTGTATGCTCATCAGCATCATCCGGTGTTGAGAAAGGAGAAAGCCACAGCTGCAGATATCACTAAGAAAGGCCTGTGGTTGCTTGATCAGGGCCATTGTTTTAGAAATCAGGTACTTAATATTTGTGATGAATCTAAAAATGGTGACAACGGAAATCGTATCACATTTGAGAGTGGCTCCATTGAAACCTTGAAAAACATGATACAAAGTCATAGTGGTTACACGCTTGTGCCTGAGTTAGCTGTGAATCAAAAGCATGATTATGAATACATTAGACGGTTTGAAGAGCCTCAGCCCGCCAGAGAGGTGAGTTTGGTGGTACATAATAGTTTTACAAAAGAGCTACTGCTCACCAAGCTAAGAAAATACATCATTAAAGGCGTACCGGATAGTTTCAAGAAAAATGAGCGATTCATCACTGTGAAGTGGAGGTGA
- a CDS encoding ABC transporter permease, translating to MIKNYLLIAIRNILRNRTISFINIFGLSISMSICLLLIIIVADQFAYDDFHENKDNIYRVITDRTNEGITWSTATTTYPLSDALKDQNSIKRMTVVGRNFAGIAAWNDQEIPFSGYNADNNFLSIFNFPLKYGSVRSALTEPNSIVISNQLAQKIFGSKDPINEVLAVEGQGEYKVTGVLEDFPGKTHFNFEALASFDQPTAQQMSDSTFYNGFTDWSNIYQTYIYFETEDNANLEGVKASLARAATSNYDPEGEYLYEFKIQKLNGITPGPLLSNTTGFGLPDFMIYIMLGIALIVLCSACFNYANLTTARAMNRAKEIGVRKVIGARKRHIFFQFMTEALIISVIAFVFADLLTQFLLPQMNSFFASVGAPVGFNETRGLYWWFLGFVILAGLAAGVVPSVFFSATNPLQALKKTIQLNKLSGRLGFSRFDMRKVLVVIQFAFSIFFVITVVTIYQQSKFVLSEGHGFETEGVVNVHLQGVDYEKVRTGFAQISGVKTVASTTFLPALGSNNTAQLTLPGQEEPVIFSFFGVDQNYINSLGLELLAGRGFPEVMPKDDHYVIINETAVKQMGLQTPMEAVGEVLVEDEHHLEVIGVVKDFHYERMDEKIGPLLLRYQPQNANNAIVVLDERVRKDVVAELGAVWKEVTNRPFEYTYFEDDLKLSYGFYEALVMTLGYITLIVISISCLGLLGMVIYHIQNKTKELGIRKTLGAEAINLLSIVGKGFLIMILIAYAIGAPIAYFVNNMWLQQNAYHINFGWQTMALGFVLVMIIVISTVAAHLYKAIRVNPIDSLTSE from the coding sequence ATGATTAAGAATTACTTACTTATAGCTATTCGGAATATCCTTCGGAATAGGACCATCTCTTTCATTAATATTTTTGGCTTGTCCATAAGCATGAGTATATGCCTGCTGTTGATCATAATAGTGGCAGATCAATTTGCTTATGATGACTTTCATGAGAACAAGGACAATATTTATAGGGTAATTACTGACAGGACTAACGAAGGGATTACCTGGTCAACAGCTACCACTACATACCCTCTTAGTGATGCTTTAAAGGATCAAAATTCAATAAAGCGAATGACTGTGGTGGGAAGGAACTTTGCTGGAATAGCAGCCTGGAATGATCAGGAAATACCATTTTCAGGCTATAATGCCGATAATAACTTTCTTTCCATTTTTAATTTTCCGCTTAAATATGGAAGTGTGAGGTCGGCACTAACTGAGCCTAACTCTATAGTGATTTCCAACCAATTGGCCCAAAAGATATTTGGTAGCAAGGATCCTATCAATGAAGTACTGGCAGTGGAGGGACAGGGTGAATATAAAGTAACAGGAGTTCTGGAAGACTTCCCTGGAAAAACGCATTTTAACTTTGAAGCACTGGCCTCTTTTGATCAACCAACGGCCCAGCAAATGTCTGATAGTACCTTTTATAATGGCTTTACAGATTGGAGTAATATCTATCAGACGTACATCTACTTTGAAACCGAGGATAACGCTAATCTGGAGGGTGTGAAAGCTTCTTTAGCCAGGGCGGCAACTAGTAACTATGATCCAGAAGGAGAGTACTTGTATGAATTTAAAATTCAGAAGCTCAACGGTATTACCCCAGGTCCTTTGTTGAGTAATACTACAGGTTTTGGGTTACCGGACTTTATGATTTATATCATGTTAGGCATAGCCCTGATTGTGCTTTGTTCAGCATGCTTTAATTATGCCAATTTAACTACGGCCAGAGCTATGAATAGGGCTAAAGAGATTGGGGTAAGAAAAGTTATAGGAGCCAGGAAAAGACATATTTTCTTTCAGTTTATGACCGAGGCCCTCATCATTTCGGTAATAGCTTTTGTGTTTGCTGATCTTTTAACGCAGTTTTTATTGCCTCAAATGAATAGCTTTTTTGCCTCGGTAGGAGCGCCCGTTGGCTTTAATGAGACTAGAGGACTTTATTGGTGGTTCTTAGGCTTTGTGATATTGGCCGGTCTGGCGGCTGGGGTTGTCCCTTCTGTTTTCTTCTCAGCTACCAACCCTCTTCAAGCCTTGAAGAAAACCATTCAGCTCAATAAGCTAAGTGGTAGATTAGGTTTTTCCAGATTTGATATGAGAAAGGTTTTGGTGGTCATTCAGTTTGCCTTTTCTATTTTCTTCGTCATCACGGTAGTTACCATTTATCAGCAGTCTAAGTTCGTATTATCTGAAGGGCATGGTTTTGAAACTGAGGGGGTCGTAAACGTCCATTTGCAGGGTGTGGATTATGAAAAAGTCCGCACTGGTTTTGCGCAAATATCTGGAGTGAAAACGGTAGCTTCTACCACATTTTTGCCGGCCTTAGGAAGTAATAATACTGCACAGCTAACCCTTCCAGGTCAGGAAGAGCCGGTGATATTTAGCTTTTTTGGTGTGGATCAAAATTATATAAACTCATTAGGTTTGGAACTACTTGCTGGGCGCGGTTTTCCAGAGGTGATGCCAAAAGATGATCATTACGTAATTATAAATGAAACTGCGGTAAAACAGATGGGCCTTCAAACCCCAATGGAGGCTGTGGGTGAGGTCTTAGTGGAGGACGAGCATCATTTAGAAGTTATAGGAGTAGTTAAAGATTTTCATTACGAAAGAATGGATGAGAAAATAGGTCCTTTGTTACTTCGCTATCAGCCTCAAAATGCTAATAATGCTATTGTGGTATTAGATGAACGAGTGAGGAAGGATGTAGTGGCGGAACTTGGTGCTGTTTGGAAAGAAGTCACTAACAGGCCCTTTGAATATACTTATTTCGAAGATGATCTTAAGCTAAGTTATGGCTTCTATGAGGCTTTAGTTATGACTTTAGGTTATATAACTCTTATCGTTATCTCCATCTCTTGCCTGGGGCTTTTGGGTATGGTTATTTATCATATACAAAATAAAACTAAAGAGTTAGGGATTAGAAAAACCTTAGGTGCAGAGGCTATCAACCTGCTCTCAATTGTTGGGAAGGGTTTTCTAATTATGATTTTGATTGCCTATGCTATTGGAGCGCCCATCGCCTACTTTGTAAATAATATGTGGCTTCAGCAAAATGCTTATCACATTAATTTTGGTTGGCAAACAATGGCTTTGGGGTTTGTGTTGGTCATGATTATTGTAATCAGTACCGTGGCTGCTCACCTATATAAAGCTATCAGAGTTAATCCCATTGATTCATTAACTAGTGAATAA
- a CDS encoding choice-of-anchor tandem repeat GloVer-containing protein encodes MKKFCWLFLLMASFLTHRAIAQEKIWGVQYGSLFHMNEDGSDYTVVLSNLVGRNEKTIAGNDGLIYGILNTRYADVLYRYDPSSKQSKRIISTADFRVYDFLQDYDGSFYAMGTAWSGQSLIVKFTSTDVETVFSSEEIDLKTITDGKDGKFYCTAVSEEASVVLSINKDGSDVQTLHTFNQTLEGQDPTLKLAILEDGRLLGATSSGGAYNLGTLYRMEKDGSEFVVTHHFRVESIHEDLTKSLFIASDGSIYGSIQSDDDKVGIFRTNADGSGMRIIKEPTFASKTQSNLVEKDGYIYSLNFNDQATFFRYSMSTDQNETIANDLDSIRLQDKIFVIGNSVYGSFTKTPDALERGLFSISLDDIFTSEESDFFNIERFYNSEPVGNNVMRLIKGSDNVVYGVTREGGIGFEDFGAIFKITNDQPELIRLQEYAQSISINIAHADDGYIYAATLNVGGPNAMLYKIKTDGTGYEDNTLSPYHFKSVGGILQTSSGEIIAMTEGHDRSESRGYMFKFKNGISWTETTYKFTTADGKVPLGALIEGDDGYLYSTTNIGGANNKGVIFKVLPDGTNYQKLHEFNGNDGQLPTAGLADGGDGFLYGSTPEGGMYGEGVIFKIRNDGSDFSIIYHFDGSPYSEPYHELTLVGDYLFGSVKGGDSGAVAYKIKKDGSDFSVVLSGGTPTIYFTRMPSPEVTSQVTLPSDSSTYILEGSELSVMVKSVFGASEYYLEISESETFEDIVWSGTSSTTSFSINGLSTNTPYYTRVSTDISSFGDITTFTLANQYVTRLWGVTTSGGDNPCFSNLGGTVFSISPDGTGFAKIYDTECAADTSATFAGEQFTSSPVIDKSGKIYALTMNTAYRNPNEYYEIINGGNGGDIISFDSYTLNSTALYENLDIHMSGEISIMSDDQIYLIDSKAKSERGAIRKFATDGSSSPTTSFLHTFTFGYDGDLNPGRFPIGRLLEYGDYLYGTNHVDGSGNQGTIYRIKPNGTDLEVLHTFENGTGYPKGGLTDGEDGFIYGMTTKGDGRIYKIRPDGSDYQVIRSFADYNSVLGKTVFGNLTMVNGILYGMTEGGGQYGNGTIFKITTDGSSYVILRHLSVTDGAHPLGSLTFNPDDQHFYGMTSKGGNNSMGTIFKMSLTPEYTFTKIYDFTQSGGGVPDGDLLLVKTPVLPAETLAKKGSNLGSESLDSGINSPFKVYPNPSKNSFKLNSNYEGVSQIQVVNLNGKLVYKNKVDPGQAIEFGEDFISGLYVIKLTQGGETHTMRIVKMEN; translated from the coding sequence ATGAAAAAATTTTGTTGGCTTTTTTTATTAATGGCGAGTTTCTTAACTCACAGAGCAATCGCCCAAGAAAAAATATGGGGAGTCCAATATGGCTCACTTTTCCATATGAATGAAGACGGCTCAGATTATACCGTTGTATTAAGCAACTTAGTCGGACGTAATGAAAAAACCATTGCAGGTAATGATGGATTAATCTATGGCATTCTTAATACCAGGTATGCCGATGTCCTCTATAGGTATGATCCTTCGTCAAAGCAATCAAAAAGAATAATCAGCACTGCAGATTTTAGGGTCTATGATTTTCTGCAAGATTATGATGGTTCATTTTATGCCATGGGAACAGCCTGGAGTGGTCAATCTTTAATAGTCAAGTTTACCAGCACAGATGTTGAAACTGTGTTTTCCAGTGAAGAAATTGACTTAAAGACAATCACGGACGGCAAAGATGGCAAGTTTTATTGCACCGCAGTTAGTGAGGAGGCTTCTGTGGTACTAAGCATAAATAAAGATGGCTCTGATGTACAAACTCTCCATACTTTTAATCAAACTCTGGAAGGACAAGATCCAACTTTAAAACTTGCAATCCTAGAAGATGGTCGACTGCTTGGAGCAACAAGTAGTGGTGGTGCTTACAACCTTGGTACCCTTTATAGAATGGAGAAGGATGGAAGTGAATTTGTAGTTACTCATCATTTTAGAGTTGAGTCAATACATGAAGATTTAACTAAGTCCCTATTCATTGCTTCCGATGGCAGCATCTATGGAAGCATTCAATCTGACGATGATAAGGTAGGCATTTTCCGCACCAACGCCGACGGTAGTGGAATGAGAATAATTAAAGAGCCCACATTTGCGTCAAAGACACAATCAAATCTGGTTGAAAAAGATGGGTACATCTACTCCCTAAACTTCAATGATCAGGCAACATTTTTTAGATATTCCATGAGTACTGATCAGAATGAAACTATAGCAAATGATCTTGATTCAATTAGACTTCAGGATAAGATTTTTGTTATAGGAAATTCAGTCTATGGCTCATTTACAAAAACACCAGATGCGTTGGAGCGCGGTTTATTCTCCATATCATTAGATGATATATTTACCTCTGAAGAATCTGACTTTTTTAATATTGAAAGATTTTACAATAGTGAGCCTGTGGGCAATAATGTTATGCGTTTAATCAAAGGGTCCGATAATGTGGTTTACGGAGTTACCAGAGAAGGGGGTATAGGCTTTGAGGATTTTGGGGCCATTTTCAAAATCACAAATGATCAACCAGAGCTTATCAGACTGCAAGAATATGCCCAAAGCATTTCAATCAACATAGCGCACGCTGACGATGGATATATTTATGCGGCCACCTTAAACGTAGGGGGCCCTAACGCCATGCTTTATAAGATAAAAACTGATGGCACAGGCTATGAAGATAATACTTTATCCCCCTATCACTTCAAATCAGTAGGAGGAATACTACAAACCAGTTCGGGAGAAATCATAGCTATGACCGAAGGTCATGACCGGAGTGAGAGCAGAGGATATATGTTTAAATTTAAAAATGGCATATCATGGACCGAGACCACCTATAAATTTACCACAGCTGATGGAAAAGTACCTTTAGGCGCTCTAATAGAGGGAGATGACGGCTACTTATACAGCACCACTAACATTGGCGGTGCAAATAATAAAGGAGTTATTTTCAAAGTCCTCCCTGATGGCACTAACTATCAAAAATTGCATGAATTTAATGGAAATGATGGACAATTGCCAACTGCAGGATTAGCTGATGGTGGTGACGGCTTCTTATACGGATCTACCCCAGAAGGTGGAATGTACGGTGAAGGTGTTATATTCAAAATAAGAAACGATGGATCTGACTTCAGCATTATTTATCATTTCGATGGTTCTCCATACAGTGAGCCTTATCATGAACTTACTTTGGTTGGAGACTATCTTTTTGGCTCTGTGAAAGGTGGTGATTCTGGTGCTGTTGCCTACAAAATTAAGAAAGATGGGTCTGATTTCAGTGTGGTACTCTCTGGTGGGACACCTACCATTTACTTCACTCGCATGCCATCACCTGAGGTTACAAGTCAAGTAACCCTCCCATCTGATAGTTCTACATATATTTTAGAGGGTAGTGAGCTATCCGTTATGGTCAAGTCTGTTTTTGGTGCTTCTGAGTATTACTTAGAAATCAGTGAATCAGAAACATTTGAAGACATTGTCTGGTCAGGTACCAGTTCTACTACCAGCTTCAGTATTAATGGGCTATCTACAAACACGCCATATTATACAAGAGTAAGTACGGACATTTCTTCTTTCGGAGACATCACTACATTTACTCTTGCAAATCAATATGTTACAAGATTATGGGGTGTGACTACTTCAGGTGGCGATAATCCATGCTTTAGTAATCTAGGGGGTACAGTTTTCAGTATTTCACCAGATGGAACCGGCTTCGCAAAAATTTATGATACAGAATGTGCCGCAGATACTTCTGCAACTTTTGCTGGCGAGCAGTTTACCAGCAGTCCTGTGATAGACAAAAGTGGTAAAATTTACGCTCTTACCATGAACACCGCATACCGAAATCCAAATGAATATTATGAAATAATTAATGGGGGTAATGGGGGTGATATCATTAGTTTTGATAGCTACACATTAAATTCAACCGCCTTATATGAAAATCTTGACATTCATATGTCTGGCGAAATAAGTATAATGTCTGACGACCAAATATACTTAATTGATTCTAAAGCAAAATCAGAACGCGGGGCTATTAGAAAATTTGCCACCGATGGAAGCTCCTCTCCCACTACCTCATTTTTACATACCTTCACTTTTGGATATGATGGTGATTTAAATCCTGGAAGATTTCCAATAGGACGACTATTGGAATATGGTGACTACCTATACGGCACGAACCATGTAGATGGGTCAGGAAATCAGGGCACCATTTACAGAATAAAACCTAATGGAACTGATCTGGAAGTGCTACATACTTTCGAAAATGGAACCGGGTATCCCAAAGGAGGCCTTACTGATGGCGAAGATGGATTTATATATGGAATGACAACAAAGGGTGATGGCCGTATATATAAAATAAGACCAGATGGATCTGATTATCAGGTAATTCGAAGTTTTGCAGATTATAATTCAGTCCTAGGAAAAACAGTATTTGGTAACTTAACGATGGTTAATGGCATACTCTATGGTATGACTGAGGGAGGAGGACAGTATGGTAATGGCACCATTTTTAAAATTACTACCGACGGCAGCTCCTATGTCATATTGAGACACTTAAGTGTAACCGATGGAGCCCATCCCTTAGGTTCATTAACCTTCAACCCTGATGATCAACACTTTTACGGCATGACATCAAAGGGAGGAAATAATTCAATGGGTACCATTTTCAAAATGAGTCTGACACCAGAATATACTTTCACAAAAATTTATGACTTTACCCAATCTGGTGGAGGTGTTCCTGATGGCGATCTGCTATTGGTTAAAACACCCGTGTTACCCGCCGAGACATTGGCTAAAAAAGGAAGCAATTTAGGAAGTGAGAGTTTAGATTCCGGGATCAATTCTCCCTTTAAAGTATATCCTAATCCTTCCAAAAACAGCTTTAAGCTGAACTCAAATTATGAAGGTGTAAGTCAGATACAAGTGGTTAATTTGAATGGAAAATTAGTATATAAAAATAAGGTAGACCCAGGACAAGCCATTGAATTTGGCGAGGACTTTATAAGTGGACTTTATGTAATTAAATTAACTCAAGGTGGCGAAACGCACACTATGAGAATAGTGAAAATGGAAAATTAA
- a CDS encoding DNA alkylation repair protein has protein sequence MLEILELLRSTLTDNSNEKIKASSQRFFKNEIKAYGIKLPVLKTLIKPYNAELKHLPKSEIFSLCEELWKSQIFEEGIVACHWSLIPKKKFEASDLKIFEKWITQYIDNWATCDTFCNHTVGTLLLQFPQCLDTVMQWSKMDHRWAQRASAVSLIIPARKGYFLNESFEIAKTLLESDDDMVQKGYGWLLKVQTKHHENEVFKFVMKHKDIMPRTALRYAIEKMPDDLKKQAMKR, from the coding sequence ATGCTAGAAATCTTAGAGCTTCTTCGCTCCACATTAACTGATAACAGTAATGAAAAAATAAAGGCCTCAAGCCAACGATTTTTCAAAAATGAAATTAAGGCTTATGGCATAAAACTCCCCGTTTTAAAGACGCTCATTAAGCCATACAATGCCGAACTTAAGCACCTCCCAAAATCGGAAATATTTAGCCTCTGCGAAGAACTATGGAAATCTCAGATTTTTGAAGAGGGCATCGTGGCATGCCACTGGTCTTTGATTCCAAAGAAAAAATTTGAGGCTTCTGATTTAAAAATCTTTGAAAAGTGGATTACACAATATATAGACAACTGGGCTACCTGTGACACATTCTGTAACCACACAGTAGGCACTCTTCTATTGCAATTTCCCCAATGCTTAGATACTGTAATGCAATGGAGTAAAATGGATCATCGTTGGGCACAAAGAGCCTCTGCCGTTTCATTAATAATACCAGCCAGAAAGGGGTATTTTCTAAATGAATCTTTTGAAATAGCCAAAACGCTTTTAGAAAGTGATGATGACATGGTGCAAAAAGGTTATGGTTGGTTACTTAAAGTACAGACCAAACATCATGAAAATGAGGTGTTTAAATTTGTTATGAAGCATAAAGACATCATGCCGAGAACAGCACTGCGCTATGCAATCGAAAAGATGCCCGATGATCTCAAAAAGCAAGCCATGAAACGATAG
- a CDS encoding YihY/virulence factor BrkB family protein has protein sequence MMKTLRNLFKMMVMAFNDFKRNQPLLLGSSTAFFTVFSLPPIIIILVGFLSIYFKQEMLSEHLFDEIEKYFGDGTAQQIHNIVQNFRNKASSTWIAIGGSVFLIFVSTTLFHVIRQALNRIWNIRTKSGKKFKYNLTQRLISFILILVSGVLFFGSLVADASVAMLRNYLDQLIPEVDAFIVMIISYLLSLSTVTLWFAILFKYLPDAKLNGKIAIYGGAFTAVLFNIGKYVLGHFLVTDNINDIFGTSASIMVLLLFIFYCSMIMYYGATFTKVYAEHAGKNIQPKKNAELYELTPVEE, from the coding sequence ATGATGAAAACCCTTCGAAACCTCTTTAAAATGATGGTAATGGCCTTTAATGATTTCAAAAGGAATCAGCCTTTACTATTAGGGTCTTCAACCGCATTCTTCACAGTATTCAGCTTACCTCCAATCATTATTATTCTGGTTGGCTTCCTGAGTATATATTTCAAACAAGAAATGCTATCTGAGCATCTTTTCGACGAAATAGAAAAGTACTTTGGAGATGGCACCGCTCAGCAGATTCACAACATAGTTCAAAATTTCAGAAACAAGGCCAGCAGCACATGGATTGCCATAGGTGGCAGCGTGTTCTTGATTTTTGTTTCTACCACCCTATTTCACGTTATCAGGCAGGCTCTTAATCGTATCTGGAATATCAGAACTAAGTCTGGCAAGAAGTTTAAATACAACCTGACTCAGAGGCTCATATCATTCATTTTAATACTTGTAAGTGGTGTACTATTCTTTGGATCTCTGGTAGCTGATGCATCCGTAGCTATGCTTAGAAACTACCTGGACCAGCTTATACCTGAAGTTGATGCATTCATAGTCATGATAATCAGCTACTTGCTCTCATTATCCACGGTAACACTGTGGTTTGCTATCTTATTTAAATACTTACCAGATGCCAAGCTAAATGGAAAAATAGCTATCTATGGCGGCGCTTTTACGGCTGTCTTGTTTAACATTGGTAAGTATGTCCTTGGCCATTTCCTGGTTACGGATAACATTAATGACATTTTTGGCACCTCGGCATCCATAATGGTCTTATTGCTGTTTATCTTTTATTGCTCGATGATCATGTACTATGGCGCCACCTTCACAAAGGTCTATGCCGAGCATGCTGGAAAGAATATCCAGCCTAAGAAAAATGCGGAACTATACGAATTAACGCCGGTGGAAGAGTAA